From a region of the Mycobacteriales bacterium genome:
- a CDS encoding SDR family oxidoreductase, translating into MSRRTSPSVAGKVVVITGAARGVGAELARALTARGARVALLGLEPAELAALSAALPGSAAYDIDVTDADALDVVAARVVADLGRVDVVVANAGIAAAGPLLLADVRSYERVLEVNLLGSIRTVRAFLPHVVASRGYVLQVASLAAMAPAPVMSAYCASKSGVEAFAHCLRGEVRHHGVEVGVAYLAFTDTDMVRGTDAVKPFAEMRRQMPGPFGRTYPLAPAVERLADGVARRSAHVYAQRWLRAVQPVRGLLPALVARAAKDLPALEAELRQAGPSATTPVGAGGSADNAAAIASARPTTR; encoded by the coding sequence ATGAGCCGCAGGACCTCCCCGAGCGTCGCCGGCAAGGTCGTCGTCATCACCGGAGCGGCCCGCGGGGTCGGGGCCGAGCTGGCCCGTGCCCTCACCGCCCGGGGCGCCCGCGTCGCACTGCTCGGGCTCGAGCCGGCGGAGCTGGCCGCCCTGTCGGCCGCGCTGCCGGGCAGTGCGGCGTACGACATCGACGTGACCGACGCCGATGCGCTCGACGTCGTGGCCGCGAGGGTCGTCGCCGACCTGGGACGCGTCGACGTCGTCGTCGCCAACGCGGGCATCGCCGCTGCTGGCCCGCTGCTGCTCGCCGACGTCCGTTCCTACGAGCGTGTCCTCGAGGTCAACCTGCTCGGCAGCATCCGCACCGTGCGGGCCTTCCTGCCCCACGTCGTCGCGAGCCGCGGCTACGTCCTGCAGGTGGCTTCGCTCGCCGCCATGGCCCCGGCCCCGGTGATGAGTGCCTACTGCGCGAGCAAGTCCGGGGTGGAGGCCTTCGCCCACTGCCTGCGCGGCGAGGTCCGCCACCACGGGGTGGAGGTCGGTGTGGCCTACCTCGCCTTCACCGACACCGACATGGTGCGCGGCACCGACGCCGTGAAGCCCTTCGCCGAGATGCGCCGGCAGATGCCCGGTCCGTTCGGGCGGACCTACCCGCTGGCGCCCGCTGTGGAGCGCCTCGCCGACGGCGTCGCGCGCCGCAGCGCCCACGTCTACGCGCAGCGCTGGCTGCGCGCCGTCCAGCCGGTGCGCGGCCTGCTGCCGGCCCTGGTGGCGCGCGCGGCGAAGGACCTGCCTGCGCTCGAGGCCGAGCTGCGGCAGGCTGGGCCTTCGGCCACCACCCCGGTGGGCGCCGGCGGCAGCGCCGACAACGCTGCCGCGATCGCGTCAGCCCGCCCAACGACGAGGTAG
- a CDS encoding wax ester/triacylglycerol synthase family O-acyltransferase yields MQLIAPADQMFVVPETRETPMHVGGLQLFALPPGADDDYVAQVYRQVLQTTAIAPAFRKRLHRSVATLGQWTWVDDEDVDLEHHVRLSALPKPGRVRELLALVSRLHGTLLDRSRPLWEAHLIEGLEGDRFAVYTKVHHAMMDGISAMRLLERSMSTDPDERGIGAPFEERPSTRTKAPGGGLLSVPGAALGTVTDLVGLTPRIAQIAVDALRRQSATLPMTAPKSILNTTISGSRRFAADDWPLARIKAVAKGAEATVNDVVLAMCSGALRRYLVDHDALPGSSLTAMTPVSLRAADDEGGGNAVGSILCSLGTDLDDAEERMQHIQASMRAAKQTLSGLNQTQVTALSAAVMAPLALQMVGALGNAAPPPFNIIISNVPGPSKKLYWNGARMVGHYPLSIPTHGQALNITVTSYDGDLQFGLTGCRKSVPHLQRLLTYLDESLVELEKAFTQ; encoded by the coding sequence GTGCAGCTCATCGCCCCCGCCGACCAGATGTTCGTCGTCCCCGAGACCAGGGAGACGCCGATGCACGTCGGTGGGCTGCAGCTGTTCGCGCTGCCGCCTGGGGCGGACGACGACTACGTCGCGCAGGTCTACCGCCAGGTGCTGCAGACCACCGCGATCGCGCCTGCCTTCCGCAAGCGGCTGCACCGCTCCGTCGCGACGCTCGGGCAGTGGACCTGGGTCGACGACGAGGACGTCGACCTCGAGCACCACGTGCGGCTGTCGGCGCTGCCGAAGCCTGGCCGGGTCCGCGAGCTGCTGGCGCTGGTCTCGCGGCTGCACGGCACCCTGCTCGACCGCTCCCGTCCGCTATGGGAGGCGCACCTCATCGAGGGCCTCGAGGGCGACCGCTTCGCCGTCTACACCAAGGTCCACCACGCGATGATGGACGGCATCTCCGCGATGCGGCTGCTCGAGCGGTCGATGTCGACGGACCCCGACGAGCGCGGCATAGGTGCGCCCTTCGAGGAGCGGCCGTCGACGCGCACCAAGGCCCCTGGTGGGGGGCTGCTGTCCGTGCCCGGTGCGGCGCTCGGCACCGTCACCGACCTCGTGGGGCTGACGCCGCGGATCGCGCAGATCGCGGTCGACGCGCTGCGCCGCCAGTCGGCGACGCTGCCCATGACCGCACCGAAGTCGATCCTCAACACCACCATCTCCGGCAGCCGCCGCTTCGCCGCTGACGACTGGCCGCTCGCGCGCATCAAGGCCGTGGCCAAGGGCGCAGAGGCCACCGTCAACGACGTCGTCCTCGCCATGTGCTCGGGTGCGCTGCGCCGCTACCTCGTCGACCACGACGCGCTGCCGGGGTCGTCGTTGACCGCGATGACGCCGGTGTCGCTGCGGGCTGCCGACGACGAGGGCGGCGGCAACGCCGTCGGCAGCATCCTGTGCAGCCTGGGCACCGACCTCGACGACGCGGAGGAGCGGATGCAGCACATCCAGGCGTCGATGCGGGCCGCGAAGCAGACACTCTCCGGGCTCAACCAGACCCAGGTGACGGCGCTGTCCGCGGCGGTCATGGCCCCGCTCGCGCTGCAGATGGTGGGCGCCCTCGGCAACGCCGCGCCGCCGCCGTTCAACATCATCATCAGCAACGTCCCGGGCCCGTCGAAGAAGCTCTACTGGAACGGCGCGCGGATGGTCGGCCACTACCCGCTGTCGATCCCCACCCACGGGCAGGCGCTCAACATCACGGTCACGTCCTACGACGGCGACCTGCAGTTCGGGCTGACCGGCTGCCGCAAGTCGGTGCCCCACCTGCAGCGGCTGCTCACCTACCTCGACGAGTCCCTGGTGGAGCTGGAGAAGGCCTTTACGCAGTGA